A window of the Candidatus Liberibacter solanacearum CLso-ZC1 genome harbors these coding sequences:
- the acnA gene encoding aconitate hydratase AcnA, which produces MSQSLDSFNCRSVLSVGGIDYVYYSLPKAEANGLQGISRLPCSIKVLLENLLRFEDGRTVTQEHIYAFVKWLDNKGTVESEVAYRPSRVLMQDFTGVPAVVDLAAMRDAICVLGGDPQDINPLVPVDLVIDHSLIVDHFGKKSSIMRNKELEYQRNEERYCFLKWGQKAFNNFRVVPPGTGICHQINLEYLAQSVWTQNKDGENIAYPDTCVGTDSHTTMINALGVLGWGVGGIEAEAAMLGQPISMLIPEIVGFEVSGELKEGVTATDLVLTIVQILRKEGVVSKFVEFFGSGFENMALADRATIANMAPEYGATCGFFPVDKITTDYLRLSNRLENRVALVEAYNKAQGMWREDIDYEKIVFTKKIKLSLGDIVPSVSGPRRPESRIPLGEVPSNFLVAMDQYYKKYDTLEEKYPVEGYDFYLKHGDVVIAAITSCTNTFNPSVMIGAGLLARNAVRAGLKSKPWVKTSCAPGSQVAYEYLVQAGLVEYLNALGFNLVGFGCTTCIGNSGPLNQEISAVINEKKLVVVGVLSGNRNFEGRISPDVEANYLLSPPLVVAYALAGTIRKNITKDPIGENQQGNPVYLKDIWPTDSEIQSYINQYVTRDLYKKKYSNVFKGDSSWWNINVPESETYIWGENSTYVRNPPYFEMIADTNRDVSDICGARILCLLGSKITTDHISPAGSIPLESSAGHYLLQQGIEENDFNQFGTRRGNHEVMVRGTFSNIRIFNHMLGKKGRKGGYTIHYPSKEEVFIYDAAMRYKADKIPLVVFAGSEYGNGSSRDWAAKGTKLLGVRAVIAESFERIHRSNLIGMGIIPFSFEKDMSWEKLNIKGDEIIDIKGLKMISPRQQSILEISYSDGMSKRVPIICCVDTLDEINYLKNGGILQTVLRQIAQ; this is translated from the coding sequence ATGTCGCAATCCTTGGATAGTTTTAATTGTCGCTCTGTACTATCGGTCGGAGGGATTGATTATGTTTATTATAGCTTACCAAAGGCTGAAGCTAATGGTTTGCAGGGTATATCTCGTCTTCCATGTTCAATAAAAGTTTTGCTTGAAAATTTATTGAGATTTGAAGATGGCCGTACTGTTACGCAAGAACATATTTATGCATTCGTAAAATGGTTGGATAACAAGGGAACAGTTGAGAGTGAAGTTGCTTATCGTCCATCTCGTGTTCTAATGCAAGATTTTACAGGTGTGCCTGCTGTTGTTGATTTGGCTGCTATGCGTGATGCAATTTGCGTTTTAGGTGGAGATCCTCAGGATATTAATCCTCTAGTTCCTGTTGATCTTGTGATAGATCATTCCCTAATAGTAGACCATTTTGGAAAAAAAAGTTCAATAATGCGTAATAAAGAATTGGAATATCAGCGTAATGAGGAGCGGTATTGTTTTTTAAAATGGGGGCAAAAGGCCTTTAATAACTTCCGTGTCGTTCCTCCTGGGACAGGTATTTGTCATCAGATCAATCTTGAATATCTTGCTCAATCTGTTTGGACTCAAAATAAAGATGGAGAAAATATAGCTTATCCTGATACTTGTGTGGGTACTGATAGTCATACTACGATGATTAATGCGTTAGGTGTTTTAGGTTGGGGTGTCGGTGGTATCGAAGCAGAAGCTGCGATGTTGGGACAGCCTATTTCAATGTTGATTCCCGAGATTGTGGGTTTTGAGGTGAGTGGTGAACTTAAAGAAGGAGTTACAGCAACAGATCTTGTATTGACAATTGTGCAGATATTGCGCAAAGAAGGGGTTGTATCAAAGTTTGTCGAATTTTTTGGTTCAGGTTTTGAAAATATGGCGCTTGCAGATCGTGCTACTATAGCTAATATGGCTCCAGAATATGGTGCTACGTGTGGATTTTTCCCAGTTGATAAGATAACTACTGATTATTTACGCTTATCTAATCGTCTTGAAAATCGTGTTGCCCTTGTTGAAGCTTATAACAAAGCTCAAGGTATGTGGCGTGAAGACATAGACTACGAAAAAATTGTATTTACAAAGAAGATAAAGTTATCTCTCGGAGATATTGTTCCTTCCGTTTCAGGTCCTAGGCGTCCAGAATCTCGTATTCCTCTTGGCGAAGTACCTTCTAATTTTCTCGTTGCGATGGATCAATATTACAAAAAATATGATACATTGGAGGAAAAGTATCCTGTTGAAGGATATGATTTTTATCTAAAACATGGGGATGTAGTAATTGCTGCCATAACATCTTGTACGAATACCTTTAATCCATCTGTGATGATAGGAGCAGGTTTGTTAGCCCGTAATGCTGTTCGTGCAGGTTTAAAATCCAAGCCGTGGGTTAAAACATCCTGTGCTCCAGGGTCACAAGTAGCTTATGAATATCTTGTACAGGCGGGGCTTGTAGAATATTTAAATGCATTAGGATTTAATCTTGTTGGTTTTGGATGTACAACGTGTATTGGAAATTCTGGGCCATTAAATCAAGAAATTTCCGCAGTTATTAATGAAAAAAAATTAGTGGTAGTTGGTGTATTATCAGGAAATCGTAATTTTGAAGGACGTATTTCTCCGGATGTAGAAGCTAATTATCTTTTATCTCCTCCTTTGGTGGTTGCTTATGCGCTTGCTGGAACTATAAGAAAAAATATTACGAAGGATCCTATAGGAGAGAATCAACAAGGAAATCCTGTATACCTCAAGGATATTTGGCCAACAGATAGTGAGATTCAAAGTTATATCAATCAGTATGTGACACGTGATTTATATAAGAAAAAGTATTCCAACGTATTTAAGGGTGATAGTAGTTGGTGGAATATCAATGTTCCTGAGAGTGAAACTTATATATGGGGTGAAAATTCCACTTATGTGCGCAATCCTCCTTATTTTGAAATGATTGCAGATACTAATCGAGATGTTTCAGATATTTGTGGAGCTCGTATCTTATGTCTATTGGGGAGTAAAATTACGACGGATCATATTTCTCCTGCAGGATCGATCCCATTAGAATCGTCTGCTGGACACTACTTGCTTCAGCAAGGTATTGAAGAAAATGATTTTAATCAGTTTGGTACTCGGCGAGGAAATCATGAAGTTATGGTTCGAGGTACTTTTTCCAATATCCGTATTTTCAATCATATGCTTGGTAAAAAAGGCAGGAAAGGGGGGTATACTATCCATTATCCTTCTAAAGAAGAAGTTTTTATTTATGATGCTGCCATGAGATATAAAGCTGATAAAATACCTTTAGTGGTGTTTGCTGGCTCTGAATATGGAAATGGTTCTTCACGTGATTGGGCTGCTAAAGGGACTAAACTATTAGGAGTACGAGCAGTCATTGCAGAATCTTTTGAGCGTATACATCGCTCCAATTTGATAGGTATGGGCATTATTCCATTTTCCTTCGAAAAGGATATGTCTTGGGAAAAATTGAATATTAAAGGCGATGAAATCATTGATATTAAGGGATTAAAAATGATTTCTCCTCGACAACAATCCATTTTAGAAATTTCTTATTCTGATGGTATGTCCAAACGTGTTCCGATTATTTGTTGTGTTGACACCCTTGATGAAATTAATTATTTGAAAAATGGTGGTATTTTACAGACGGTTTTAAGACAGATTGCTCAGTGA
- the cckA gene encoding cell cycle histidine kinase CckA yields MNKKEKQFNITFPSTNYMRYSIINLPIVFLGAFFFILSIIFIIFRDFLDNNIVLGLLGLLVSIGVLLLVFLAINSLEMIMKPSIPLEKVFMDTDPEGILITNERGHIMYANNAYNSLTNVDWNKRIKSLESLLSRNQEAGEALYRLTNNLRVKKEGKEEFRLMHSLKNHSQNLGPHWYRLKARILPVSLHKEKALYAWRITDITSERKDQEKFFRELQNAIDYLDHSPVGFMSADHQGKILYINATLAEWIGIDLTTFTSRSISIGDITAGEGLSLIQAVQAEPDNQKTVTLDLDFRRIDNGHGLPVKLVHHVLASCDGKPGESRTVVVSRKNCDFNDPSGTIANMRFNRFFNNIPMAIASIDRKGRILRTNAPFLKLFPNAIKSDGTSNDIFSIVHKNEKSKIVAALNDANNQKSDIPAIDSPHPKDENRHFRFYINATLDRSTEAPEEHAILYTVEITEQKALEARMAQTQKLNAVGTLAGGIAHDFNNVLTAILLSSDHLLLQSRSSDASFADLMEIKHNANRAAILVRQLLAFSRKQTMCLVVLNLTEVISNLRMMIQKLISEPPQVKLHVDYERDLWDVKTDLSQFEQVLVNLCVNAHHAIMLKESGSLTIRTRNIPSTEIHSFNYSDLPKKDMVLVEVEDTGIGISSDIMEKIFEPFFTTKEVGKGTGLGLSVVYGIIRQSGGYILPESEVGKGTIFRIFLPRHVQEDVQLSTHSHDITIKPPEESADLTGNSAIVLLVEDEDSVRRGSKRMLETRGYTVHEACSGTDALKVMEELQGKVDIVVSDVVMPEMDGPTLLRELRKTYPNLKFIFISGYAEDAFSKNLVKDAKFSFLSKPFSLKQLATSVHELLQSDS; encoded by the coding sequence ATGAATAAAAAAGAGAAACAATTCAACATTACATTTCCTTCTACCAACTATATGCGATACTCAATCATAAACCTGCCCATAGTATTTTTAGGTGCATTTTTCTTTATTTTATCCATAATATTTATCATTTTTAGAGATTTCTTAGATAACAACATAGTGCTGGGACTACTGGGTCTTCTTGTGTCCATTGGGGTATTGTTATTGGTATTTCTTGCAATTAACTCCCTTGAAATGATAATGAAGCCGTCTATCCCTCTCGAAAAGGTTTTTATGGATACTGATCCAGAGGGAATATTGATTACAAATGAACGTGGACACATAATGTATGCTAATAATGCATATAACTCACTTACTAATGTTGATTGGAATAAAAGGATAAAATCACTAGAAAGCCTTCTCTCTCGCAATCAAGAAGCTGGAGAAGCACTATATCGCCTTACCAATAATTTACGCGTTAAAAAAGAAGGAAAAGAAGAGTTTCGTTTAATGCACTCTCTAAAAAATCATTCTCAGAATTTAGGCCCTCATTGGTATCGTCTGAAAGCGCGTATCTTACCCGTTTCATTACATAAAGAAAAAGCTCTATATGCATGGCGTATCACTGATATTACCTCTGAGCGCAAGGATCAAGAAAAGTTTTTTCGAGAATTACAAAATGCTATCGATTATCTTGACCATTCTCCTGTAGGCTTTATGTCTGCCGATCATCAGGGGAAAATATTATATATTAATGCCACCCTTGCAGAGTGGATTGGTATTGACCTTACTACATTTACCTCAAGATCAATATCTATAGGTGACATTACAGCAGGAGAAGGCCTTTCCCTTATTCAAGCTGTTCAAGCAGAACCAGACAATCAAAAGACTGTGACACTAGATCTAGATTTTCGCCGAATAGATAATGGACATGGATTGCCTGTAAAGCTTGTACATCATGTTCTTGCTTCGTGCGATGGAAAACCCGGAGAAAGCCGTACTGTTGTCGTCTCTCGTAAAAACTGCGATTTCAACGATCCATCTGGAACGATAGCAAATATGCGTTTTAACCGATTTTTTAATAATATACCTATGGCGATTGCTTCTATTGATAGAAAAGGGAGAATTCTTCGCACCAACGCACCTTTTCTTAAACTCTTCCCTAATGCCATAAAAAGCGATGGAACATCTAATGATATATTTTCTATCGTTCATAAAAATGAAAAAAGCAAGATTGTTGCCGCTCTTAATGATGCGAATAACCAAAAAAGTGATATACCTGCCATCGATTCCCCTCATCCAAAAGACGAAAATCGCCACTTTCGTTTTTATATAAATGCCACGCTTGATCGCAGTACAGAGGCGCCTGAAGAACACGCAATCCTATACACTGTCGAAATAACAGAGCAAAAAGCTCTAGAGGCACGTATGGCACAAACTCAAAAATTAAATGCCGTTGGAACATTAGCAGGGGGAATAGCACATGATTTTAATAATGTATTAACTGCAATTCTTCTGTCTTCTGATCATTTATTATTACAATCACGCTCCTCTGACGCTAGTTTTGCTGATTTAATGGAGATAAAACATAACGCTAATCGTGCCGCAATCCTAGTACGGCAATTACTTGCCTTCTCTCGAAAACAAACCATGTGTCTAGTTGTGCTCAATCTTACTGAGGTAATCAGTAATTTACGCATGATGATCCAAAAACTTATATCTGAACCTCCACAAGTAAAATTACATGTAGATTATGAACGCGACTTATGGGACGTGAAAACAGATTTATCTCAATTTGAACAAGTATTAGTGAACTTATGTGTTAATGCTCATCATGCCATAATGCTCAAAGAAAGTGGTTCCCTAACCATACGCACTCGCAATATCCCATCAACAGAAATACATTCTTTTAATTATTCCGATCTTCCAAAAAAAGACATGGTACTTGTAGAAGTAGAAGATACAGGCATAGGAATATCTTCTGATATTATGGAAAAAATATTTGAGCCATTTTTTACTACCAAAGAAGTAGGAAAAGGAACTGGGCTCGGACTTTCCGTAGTTTATGGAATAATACGGCAATCAGGAGGATACATATTACCTGAATCTGAAGTAGGAAAAGGAACTATATTCCGTATATTTTTGCCCCGACATGTTCAGGAAGATGTTCAACTATCTACTCACTCTCACGATATCACTATCAAACCACCAGAAGAATCCGCTGATCTGACAGGAAACTCAGCTATAGTCTTGCTTGTAGAAGATGAAGATTCTGTTCGACGTGGTAGCAAAAGAATGTTAGAAACACGTGGCTATACCGTTCATGAAGCGTGCTCTGGAACAGATGCGCTGAAGGTCATGGAAGAATTACAAGGAAAAGTTGACATTGTGGTCTCTGACGTAGTGATGCCCGAAATGGATGGACCAACACTACTCCGAGAATTGAGAAAAACATATCCTAATTTAAAATTTATCTTCATTTCAGGATATGCAGAAGATGCCTTTTCCAAAAATTTAGTTAAAGATGCTAAATTTAGCTTTTTATCAAAACCATTTTCGCTGAAACAACTAGCTACATCTGTTCACGAACTTCTTCAATCAGATTCTTAA
- the pyrF gene encoding orotidine-5'-phosphate decarboxylase, with the protein MSVALKVDLLKRNRLIVGLDLPTVKEAERIVSVLSDTVSSYKIGYQLFFAGGLELARDLALDGKSVFLDMKLLDIENTVASAIEHIAKMGILMLTVHAYPQTMRIAVDAARGTGICLLAVTILTSMDELDLKESGYEKNISTIVKMRATQARDIGMGGIVCSPREAMMVRKIVGNHMAVVTPGIRMIGDATDDQKRFATPEEAINYGASHIVVSRPIVRAADPLLEAKRFQHVISLV; encoded by the coding sequence ATGAGTGTTGCGTTGAAAGTTGATCTTCTTAAGAGAAATCGTTTGATTGTTGGTCTTGACCTTCCAACGGTAAAGGAAGCAGAAAGAATCGTGTCGGTTTTAAGTGATACGGTATCCTCCTATAAAATAGGTTATCAGCTATTCTTTGCGGGAGGGTTAGAATTGGCGCGTGATTTGGCGTTAGACGGCAAGAGTGTGTTCTTGGATATGAAGCTGTTAGATATAGAGAATACAGTAGCCTCTGCTATTGAGCATATAGCAAAAATGGGAATTTTAATGCTAACGGTGCATGCATATCCTCAAACTATGCGTATAGCTGTAGATGCTGCGCGAGGGACAGGTATTTGCTTGCTTGCTGTGACTATATTGACTTCGATGGATGAATTGGATCTCAAAGAATCCGGTTATGAAAAAAATATCTCTACTATAGTAAAAATGCGTGCGACTCAAGCACGTGATATAGGGATGGGTGGAATAGTATGCTCTCCTAGAGAAGCGATGATGGTGCGGAAAATAGTGGGTAATCATATGGCGGTTGTGACTCCTGGTATTAGGATGATAGGTGACGCAACAGATGATCAGAAAAGATTTGCAACTCCAGAAGAGGCAATAAACTATGGTGCTAGTCATATTGTTGTTTCTCGCCCTATCGTGAGAGCGGCTGATCCACTATTAGAAGCTAAACGATTTCAACATGTCATTTCTTTAGTTTAA
- the pncB gene encoding nicotinate phosphoribosyltransferase yields the protein MKEYSLLKSSSQYFSTPDPIITSLLDTDFYKFLMLQLIWKFYPNINVTFSLFNRQQKLNFSDKIDESELRAQLDYARSLRITEKEKEWLNHNIFYGKKHIFEPNFLTWLSNFQLPEYDLSHKKGQYILKFHGSWKDISLWEIPSLIIINTLYSRTIIRSMKPFYLDLLYAQAKGKLWSKIVKLKEFSGLKIVDFGTRRRHSFAWQKWCIEALQEGITDSFLGTSNALLAMNHAINVIGTSAHELPMVAAAIAQTDIETQNSPYQMMQKWNSLYDDNLLIALPDSFGTDFFLEHAPSWVAKWKGFRHDSASPIEGGEKILAWWEKMNCETHNKILIFSDNLDVDSIINTYKHFENRVPMIFGWGTNLTNDFGGCMPCNNTQIEKLQIVCKVIKANNQHVVKLSDDPVKTTGNTLKIKRYLKLFKTQK from the coding sequence ATGAAAGAATATTCCCTTTTAAAAAGCTCCTCTCAATATTTTTCAACACCAGATCCTATAATAACCAGTTTATTAGATACAGATTTTTATAAGTTTCTCATGTTGCAATTAATTTGGAAGTTTTATCCCAATATTAATGTGACTTTTTCGCTATTTAACCGCCAACAAAAATTGAACTTCTCAGATAAAATAGATGAATCTGAATTACGAGCTCAACTTGATTACGCCCGCTCTCTACGAATCACTGAAAAAGAAAAAGAATGGCTCAATCATAATATTTTTTATGGTAAAAAACATATTTTTGAACCAAATTTTCTAACCTGGCTCTCTAATTTTCAACTACCAGAATATGACCTTTCACATAAAAAAGGCCAATATATCCTTAAATTTCATGGATCGTGGAAAGATATTAGCCTATGGGAAATCCCTTCTTTAATCATAATAAACACACTCTATTCCCGAACAATCATCCGCTCAATGAAGCCTTTTTATTTAGATTTGCTATATGCCCAAGCAAAAGGAAAGCTTTGGTCCAAGATTGTTAAACTAAAAGAATTTTCTGGATTAAAAATTGTCGATTTTGGAACACGCCGTCGACATTCTTTTGCCTGGCAAAAATGGTGCATAGAAGCTTTACAAGAAGGCATTACTGATTCATTTCTTGGCACTTCTAATGCTCTACTTGCCATGAATCATGCAATCAATGTCATCGGAACTAGCGCACATGAATTACCTATGGTAGCTGCTGCGATAGCGCAAACGGACATAGAAACTCAAAACTCTCCTTATCAAATGATGCAAAAATGGAATAGCCTATATGATGACAATTTACTCATAGCACTGCCTGACTCTTTTGGCACTGATTTCTTCTTAGAACATGCTCCTTCTTGGGTGGCAAAATGGAAAGGATTCCGCCACGATAGCGCCTCTCCCATTGAAGGAGGGGAAAAAATACTTGCCTGGTGGGAAAAAATGAATTGCGAAACCCACAATAAAATTTTGATTTTTTCCGATAATCTTGATGTTGATTCAATTATCAACACCTACAAACACTTCGAAAATCGCGTACCTATGATCTTTGGATGGGGAACAAACCTTACTAATGATTTTGGTGGCTGCATGCCTTGCAATAATACACAAATAGAAAAATTACAAATTGTATGCAAAGTAATTAAAGCGAACAACCAACATGTCGTAAAATTGTCTGATGATCCAGTAAAAACAACAGGAAATACATTAAAAATTAAACGCTATTTAAAACTATTCAAAACACAAAAATAA
- the dnaN gene encoding DNA polymerase III subunit beta, producing the protein MEIIVERSNILEPLNHVCRIIERRTTIPVACHVFLQTIDGSLKMKASGPEIEITEVIPAVINVGGSATVSAHLLYDIVRKFPEGSEILFSKSDAQGTEVKVVSGDSQFYLQSFSESEFPNIKEEDYEYSFELESSVLKILIERTHFAMATEEIRYYLNGIFFHINEEDSTLCAVATDGHRLAVAKVNVPIAKMPSIIVPRKAVGEIQKIISTVKFLSVKISISESRIHLNIGRLSMSIRLIDGEFPHYQNVIPHNNDKVLRVNCSSLRQAVDRVSTISSVRNQAVKLSLSSEKLCMTVDNPEMGKAIEYLDVNYHDCPMDICFNYKYLLEIIGNISDDDVVFRLDSSSSSALIQGFENKDAFYVLMPMRI; encoded by the coding sequence ATGGAGATTATTGTTGAGCGCTCTAATATATTAGAGCCTTTGAACCATGTTTGTAGAATTATTGAACGTAGGACTACTATTCCAGTAGCTTGTCATGTTTTTTTACAGACCATTGATGGTTCTTTGAAGATGAAAGCGAGCGGTCCTGAAATTGAAATTACAGAAGTGATACCTGCTGTAATTAATGTTGGTGGTTCTGCTACTGTTTCTGCCCATCTTCTTTATGACATAGTTCGTAAATTTCCTGAGGGTTCGGAAATTTTGTTTTCTAAGAGTGATGCACAGGGAACGGAAGTAAAGGTTGTTTCTGGCGATTCACAGTTTTATTTACAATCTTTTTCAGAATCGGAATTTCCCAATATAAAAGAAGAGGATTATGAATATTCTTTTGAACTTGAATCGTCTGTTTTAAAAATTCTTATAGAACGTACGCATTTCGCGATGGCGACTGAAGAAATAAGATACTATTTAAATGGTATTTTTTTTCATATTAATGAAGAAGATTCAACATTATGTGCTGTGGCAACGGATGGACATCGTTTAGCTGTAGCTAAGGTTAATGTTCCAATTGCGAAAATGCCCAGTATCATTGTACCGCGTAAGGCGGTTGGAGAAATTCAGAAAATTATTTCTACAGTTAAATTTTTGTCTGTAAAGATTAGCATTTCTGAATCACGTATTCATCTGAATATAGGTCGTCTTTCTATGAGTATAAGGTTGATAGATGGAGAATTTCCTCATTATCAGAATGTAATTCCCCATAATAATGATAAAGTATTGCGGGTGAATTGTAGTAGTTTGAGACAGGCTGTTGATCGTGTATCGACAATATCATCTGTACGTAATCAAGCAGTAAAATTATCTTTGTCCTCTGAAAAGTTGTGTATGACGGTTGACAATCCTGAAATGGGTAAGGCCATAGAATATTTGGATGTAAATTATCATGATTGCCCAATGGATATTTGTTTTAATTATAAATATTTGTTGGAAATCATTGGTAATATTTCAGATGATGATGTTGTTTTTCGATTAGATAGCTCTAGTTCTTCTGCTCTTATACAAGGTTTTGAGAATAAAGATGCATTTTATGTTTTAATGCCTATGAGAATATAA
- a CDS encoding Bax inhibitor-1/YccA family protein: MSDIRDYQRVQNSRGGFDSTIDQGLRAYMIKVYNLMALGLVVTGIVSFLISGFATTLDPYAASYVLKSGVMLTSFGTLLYASPLSWVVMFAPLGVCIFMSVRINSLSINAARITFFVYAALIGLAISSIFIMYTNKSIVQTFFITAASFVSLSLYGYTTKKDLGPIGSFMLMGVCGLFLLMLANIFMGSSVVDMAIAAMGVVIFSALTAYDTQVIKEQYADNYGMEYIERQSVLGALRLYMDFVNIFISLLRLLGNRRD; the protein is encoded by the coding sequence ATGTCTGATATTCGTGATTACCAAAGAGTTCAAAATTCAAGAGGTGGATTTGATTCTACAATTGACCAGGGTTTACGTGCGTATATGATAAAGGTTTATAACCTTATGGCCCTTGGTCTCGTCGTTACAGGGATTGTATCGTTTCTCATTAGTGGGTTTGCTACTACCTTGGACCCATATGCAGCGTCTTATGTCCTTAAAAGTGGTGTTATGTTAACGAGTTTTGGTACTCTTTTATATGCCTCTCCCTTGTCGTGGGTAGTAATGTTTGCGCCCTTAGGTGTGTGTATCTTTATGTCCGTCCGTATTAATTCTTTGAGCATAAATGCAGCAAGAATTACATTTTTTGTATATGCGGCTCTCATAGGATTGGCTATTTCTTCCATTTTTATAATGTATACCAATAAGAGTATTGTACAGACGTTTTTTATTACTGCGGCCTCCTTTGTTTCCTTGTCCTTGTATGGTTATACAACAAAGAAAGATTTGGGTCCTATTGGGTCTTTCATGTTGATGGGAGTGTGCGGGCTGTTTTTATTAATGTTGGCCAATATTTTTATGGGTTCTTCTGTTGTTGATATGGCTATAGCTGCTATGGGAGTAGTGATTTTTTCTGCTCTTACAGCTTATGACACCCAGGTAATTAAGGAACAATATGCAGATAATTATGGTATGGAATATATAGAACGTCAGTCTGTATTAGGAGCTTTGAGATTATATATGGATTTTGTCAATATTTTCATAAGCTTGCTCAGACTTTTAGGAAATAGAAGAGATTAG